In the genome of Pseudarthrobacter sp. IC2-21, one region contains:
- a CDS encoding YkvA family protein: MSSQWWEIAAGVLAGLVAVYAILLLALWAYARRHPETVGMRDALRLLPDVLRVLRRLAADKSVARGVRIKLFLLLGYLAFPIDLVPDFLPLIGYADDVIIMALVLRSVIRSAGPDALRRHWPGTPAGLAVVERLAGLPAPRPGNPGA; encoded by the coding sequence GTGAGTTCGCAGTGGTGGGAAATTGCCGCAGGTGTCCTGGCCGGGCTGGTTGCGGTCTACGCCATCCTGCTCCTGGCCCTGTGGGCGTACGCCCGGCGTCACCCGGAAACTGTGGGGATGAGGGACGCCTTGCGGCTGCTGCCGGACGTGCTGCGCGTGCTCAGGCGGCTGGCGGCCGACAAGTCCGTAGCGCGCGGGGTACGTATCAAGCTGTTCCTCCTGCTGGGCTACCTGGCGTTCCCGATCGACCTGGTGCCCGACTTCCTGCCGCTGATCGGCTACGCCGATGACGTGATCATCATGGCACTGGTTCTCCGCTCCGTGATCCGCTCCGCGGGCCCGGACGCCTTGCGGCGGCATTGGCCGGGCACCCCTGCGGGCCTGGCCGTCGTCGAACGCCTCGCGGGCCTTCCGGCGCCACGCCCCGGTAACCCCGGAGCGTAA
- a CDS encoding SDR family NAD(P)-dependent oxidoreductase, with the protein MARIFITGSTDGLGLASAQSLLDDGHEVIVHARTTGRLGAVQELIDRGALGVVGDLSDTAQTRDLAAQVNRSGPVDAVIHNAGVLGGPHIFQVNVVAPYLLTALIHRPHRLIYLSSGMHRGGRFRLAGPDGPGGGDGSRGGGGSRGGDGSGAPSRVSYSDSKLYVTALAAAVARLWPDVLSNAVDPGWVPTKMGGPGAPDDLRLGHLTQEWLAASNDPGALTSGGYWHHQHRQEPNAAVLDPHLQDELLDYLARLTGERLT; encoded by the coding sequence ATGGCCCGCATTTTCATCACCGGCTCCACCGACGGCCTGGGGCTCGCTTCGGCGCAGTCGCTCCTCGACGACGGGCACGAAGTCATCGTGCACGCGCGCACCACCGGTCGGCTCGGCGCGGTGCAGGAGCTGATCGACCGCGGCGCGCTGGGCGTGGTGGGCGATCTGTCGGACACGGCGCAAACCCGCGACCTTGCGGCCCAGGTGAACCGAAGCGGGCCCGTGGACGCCGTCATCCACAATGCCGGCGTTCTGGGCGGACCCCACATTTTCCAGGTCAACGTGGTGGCCCCGTACCTATTGACGGCCCTTATTCATCGGCCGCACCGCCTGATTTACCTGAGCAGCGGCATGCACCGCGGGGGCCGCTTCCGCCTCGCCGGCCCGGACGGCCCCGGGGGCGGGGACGGGTCCCGGGGCGGAGGCGGGTCCCGGGGCGGAGACGGGTCCGGGGCTCCCTCACGGGTGTCCTACTCGGACAGCAAGCTCTATGTCACCGCGCTCGCCGCTGCCGTCGCCCGGCTGTGGCCTGATGTCCTGAGCAACGCTGTGGATCCCGGCTGGGTGCCCACGAAGATGGGCGGCCCCGGCGCGCCCGACGATCTTCGGCTCGGGCACCTCACCCAGGAATGGCTCGCCGCCAGCAATGACCCCGGGGCCCTCACCAGCGGCGGCTACTGGCACCATCAGCACCGGCAGGAACCGAACGCCGCCGTCCTCGACCCGCACCTGCAGGACGAGCTCCTGGATTATCTGGCGCGGTTGACGGGAGAGCGGCTGACGTGA
- a CDS encoding GNAT family N-acetyltransferase — protein sequence MPLLIAPDASYHSSWLEAAAEFDGARRDGGGAEDWALADLAEAESFRGFVDSLRNAALPEAPRKPEHVPCTFLWVVDGRTFLGSLAIRHELNDFLLNEGGHIGYSIRPSARRRGHAAEALAAALPIARKLGITRALLTCDETNAGSRATIERNGGVYEDTRNGKRRYWLECGTLTQATQAARHRTEE from the coding sequence ATGCCTCTCCTCATCGCTCCCGATGCCAGCTACCACTCCTCCTGGCTGGAGGCGGCCGCAGAATTTGACGGTGCCCGCCGCGATGGCGGCGGTGCCGAGGACTGGGCTTTGGCGGATCTTGCGGAGGCCGAATCGTTCCGGGGATTTGTCGACTCGCTCCGCAACGCTGCCCTCCCGGAAGCGCCCCGGAAGCCGGAACACGTGCCCTGCACGTTCCTGTGGGTCGTGGACGGCAGGACATTCTTGGGGTCGCTGGCCATCCGGCACGAGCTGAACGACTTCCTCCTCAACGAAGGCGGCCACATCGGCTACAGCATCAGGCCCTCCGCCAGGCGGCGTGGCCACGCCGCCGAAGCGCTGGCCGCCGCCCTGCCCATCGCCCGGAAACTGGGCATCACCAGGGCACTTCTCACCTGCGACGAAACAAACGCCGGTTCCCGGGCGACGATCGAAAGGAACGGCGGCGTCTACGAGGACACCCGGAACGGCAAACGCCGCTACTGGCTTGAATGCGGCACACTGACCCAGGCCACGCAGGCCGCACGGCACAGAACGGAGGAATGA
- a CDS encoding dihydrofolate reductase family protein, with protein MSRVTCDLTISLDGYLAGPHQTMTNPLGEGGERLHRWMFEEPEAHAAELEGILAAGAFIMGRNMYAGPGPGPWEADWQGWWGEEPPYHAPVFVLTHHQREPLEMQGGTTFNFVTEGIETALDRAREAAGGKDVAIAGGAQTVQQFLSAGLIDELRLHIAPILLGAGERPLDGVGNLTLEPTEVRGTRLVTHVHYRVMH; from the coding sequence ATGAGCCGAGTCACGTGCGATCTGACCATCTCCCTCGACGGCTACCTCGCCGGTCCGCACCAAACCATGACCAACCCCCTGGGTGAAGGCGGAGAGCGCCTGCACCGGTGGATGTTCGAAGAACCGGAGGCCCACGCAGCCGAGCTCGAAGGCATCCTCGCAGCCGGCGCCTTCATCATGGGACGGAACATGTACGCCGGGCCCGGCCCCGGACCGTGGGAGGCGGACTGGCAGGGATGGTGGGGCGAGGAGCCGCCGTATCACGCTCCCGTATTCGTCCTCACCCATCACCAGCGCGAGCCCCTGGAAATGCAGGGCGGCACCACGTTCAACTTTGTGACCGAGGGGATCGAAACTGCGCTGGACCGTGCGCGCGAGGCGGCCGGCGGCAAGGACGTGGCCATCGCCGGCGGAGCGCAGACCGTACAGCAGTTCCTGTCGGCGGGGCTGATCGATGAGCTGCGCCTCCACATCGCACCCATCCTCTTGGGCGCGGGCGAACGGCCGCTCGACGGCGTCGGGAACCTGACGCTGGAGCCGACCGAAGTGCGCGGCACCCGTCTCGTGACGCACGTGCACTACCGGGTGATGCACTGA
- a CDS encoding SAM-dependent methyltransferase, with amino-acid sequence MSDLEDQGLPLTALAVAAGRAVETSRPGGLVADPFALALVDAARSHVDFPTSWPAHPEAASPPQQPLLLASIYIAVRTRFIDDFLQAASPSRQTVLLGAGLDTRAYRLLWPAGSRVFEIDHANVLEFKAGVLGRLAVRPAPELVTVATDLALPWREPLVAAGFDPLQPTTWVLEGLLPYLDAAAQLSVLKEVAALSAPGSRAVIERAVPLPKTDDVEAKLREFSLQTGLSMTELLARADPPDPLELLTAAGWRCTGHTVQELCATYNRTLSLAVPTQSPPPQAPSGQSRGGFVTAVR; translated from the coding sequence GTGAGTGACCTTGAGGACCAGGGGCTGCCGCTAACGGCCCTTGCCGTAGCCGCAGGCAGGGCGGTGGAAACCTCCCGGCCCGGCGGGCTCGTGGCGGACCCGTTTGCGCTGGCGCTGGTGGACGCCGCCCGCTCCCATGTGGACTTTCCCACCTCCTGGCCGGCCCATCCCGAAGCCGCTTCCCCGCCGCAGCAGCCGCTCCTGCTCGCCTCCATCTACATCGCCGTCAGGACACGGTTCATCGACGATTTCCTGCAGGCCGCATCACCGAGCCGGCAGACAGTGCTGCTGGGCGCCGGGCTGGATACCCGCGCCTACAGGTTGCTCTGGCCGGCCGGCTCACGGGTCTTTGAGATTGATCACGCCAACGTCCTGGAGTTCAAAGCCGGCGTACTGGGCCGGCTTGCCGTCCGGCCGGCGCCCGAGCTGGTCACCGTGGCCACCGACCTCGCCCTCCCCTGGCGCGAGCCGCTTGTTGCGGCCGGTTTTGACCCCTTGCAGCCCACCACCTGGGTCCTGGAGGGCCTGCTTCCCTACCTCGACGCCGCCGCTCAACTGTCGGTGCTGAAGGAAGTTGCAGCGTTGTCCGCACCGGGCTCCCGGGCCGTGATCGAGCGGGCCGTGCCGCTGCCTAAGACCGACGATGTAGAAGCCAAGCTGCGGGAGTTCAGCCTGCAGACCGGCCTGTCCATGACTGAACTGCTGGCGCGGGCCGACCCGCCCGATCCGCTGGAACTGCTCACGGCGGCCGGCTGGCGGTGCACCGGCCACACGGTCCAGGAGCTGTGCGCCACTTACAACCGCACGCTGTCCCTTGCCGTACCCACTCAATCCCCACCGCCCCAGGCGCCATCCGGCCAGTCCCGTGGCGGCTTCGTCACGGCCGTCCGCTGA
- a CDS encoding MFS transporter gives MRGQTTTEDGVTAAGTKHVKVRRRPRLPLAVYVLALGTLLMLTSEFVVAGILPLIASDMQVSVAQAGSLITVFAIGMVVGAPLMAMLTIRLSKQLTLVLALIVFVAGHVVVALGQDFTLLLAARFVSALATGAFWAVSAVVATRAAGPSSGARAVAVVGAGGALATVLGVPLGAFVAQVVGWRGTFWALAAAASLATVLVARLIPHDSPGAHPTSLRAELTGLRSGRLWLALAACATTCGGVLAAYSYIAPILIDQAGVTVAHVPLVLTGFGIGSVIGTLLAGRFGDAHPGPITIVTPAVTTVLLLAISLVSGSPWLTSALVVLLGLFGLSANSVLIHLAVRFAGKAATLGSALSVSAFNAGTAVGTAFAGAALVSPLGTRGPGLVGTIIAALTLIPAAALALARRRRAAQ, from the coding sequence ATGCGCGGGCAGACAACAACCGAGGACGGCGTTACGGCCGCCGGTACCAAGCACGTTAAGGTCCGACGGCGGCCCCGGCTCCCGCTGGCCGTCTACGTTCTGGCGCTGGGCACCCTCCTGATGCTCACCAGCGAGTTCGTGGTGGCCGGTATCCTGCCGCTGATCGCAAGTGACATGCAGGTGAGCGTCGCGCAGGCCGGATCTCTGATCACCGTCTTCGCGATCGGCATGGTGGTGGGCGCGCCGCTGATGGCGATGCTGACAATTCGCCTGTCCAAGCAGCTGACGCTGGTCCTGGCGCTCATCGTCTTCGTTGCCGGCCATGTTGTGGTGGCGCTGGGCCAGGACTTCACGCTGCTGCTGGCGGCAAGGTTTGTCAGCGCGCTTGCCACCGGCGCGTTCTGGGCAGTCTCAGCTGTGGTGGCCACCCGCGCGGCGGGGCCGTCCTCCGGCGCCCGGGCGGTAGCTGTGGTGGGTGCCGGCGGGGCCTTGGCCACCGTCCTCGGCGTGCCTCTGGGGGCCTTCGTCGCGCAGGTGGTCGGCTGGCGCGGAACCTTCTGGGCGCTGGCGGCGGCCGCCTCGCTGGCCACTGTACTCGTCGCCCGCCTTATTCCGCACGACTCCCCCGGCGCGCACCCAACGTCCCTCCGTGCTGAACTGACCGGCCTGCGCTCGGGCCGGCTGTGGCTGGCGCTGGCCGCATGTGCCACGACGTGCGGCGGCGTACTCGCCGCCTACTCCTACATCGCCCCGATCCTCATCGACCAGGCCGGAGTGACAGTTGCCCATGTCCCGCTGGTGCTCACCGGGTTCGGCATCGGTTCGGTCATCGGCACCCTCCTCGCTGGCCGTTTCGGCGATGCCCACCCGGGCCCGATCACCATCGTCACCCCCGCCGTGACCACCGTCCTCCTGCTCGCCATCAGCCTGGTGTCCGGTTCGCCCTGGTTGACCAGCGCCCTGGTGGTCCTGCTGGGCCTGTTCGGTCTCAGCGCCAACAGCGTGCTGATCCACCTCGCGGTGCGCTTCGCCGGGAAGGCCGCCACCCTCGGTTCAGCCCTCAGCGTCTCCGCGTTCAACGCCGGCACCGCCGTGGGGACCGCCTTTGCCGGCGCTGCCTTGGTGTCCCCGCTCGGGACCAGGGGCCCGGGGCTGGTGGGCACCATCATTGCCGCGTTGACCCTGATTCCCGCCGCTGCACTCGCCTTAGCTCGCCGCCGCCGGGCGGCGCAGTAG
- a CDS encoding GYD domain-containing protein, with protein sequence MTKYLFEANYVGDGITGLMREGGTKRREALAEALSSVGGSLESFYYAFGDIDVLGVFDVPDQAAAAALSLMINSTGTVDVRLKPLMTPEDIDEAARKTPSYRAPGQ encoded by the coding sequence ATGACGAAGTATCTGTTTGAAGCCAATTACGTGGGCGACGGAATTACCGGGCTCATGCGTGAAGGGGGCACCAAACGGCGGGAAGCGCTGGCGGAGGCGCTCAGTTCGGTGGGCGGATCACTGGAGAGTTTTTACTACGCGTTCGGGGACATCGACGTCCTTGGCGTTTTTGATGTGCCGGACCAGGCGGCCGCGGCGGCCCTGTCACTGATGATCAATTCCACCGGCACCGTGGATGTCCGCCTGAAGCCGCTCATGACACCGGAGGACATTGACGAGGCTGCCAGGAAGACGCCTTCCTACCGGGCGCCGGGGCAGTAG
- a CDS encoding helix-turn-helix transcriptional regulator, whose protein sequence is MTHSDDVRKFLTSRRARITPEEAGLPLYGGNRRVTGLRREEVAMLAGMSVDYYVRLERGNLSGASDSVIEALARALKLDDAETAHLFDLARAATASPRVRRKRSPQAVRPSVQRVVDAITTAPAWVRNDRGDVLASNELGRALYLEMMAEQVTPPNSARFTFLNPKARDFFADWERSADDIVAVLRSTAGKNPYDKDLTDLIGELSTRSEEFRTRWARHDVKYHRTGRKRLHHPIVGDLDLSFEALELPADPGLRINVYTADPGTPSEDALKVLASWAATQRADEIPVRHPTEAPPS, encoded by the coding sequence ATGACACACAGCGATGATGTGCGGAAGTTCCTGACCTCCCGCCGGGCCAGGATCACGCCCGAGGAGGCCGGTCTGCCCCTCTATGGCGGGAACCGCCGGGTCACCGGGCTGCGCCGTGAGGAAGTGGCCATGCTCGCCGGGATGAGCGTGGACTACTACGTCCGCCTTGAGCGCGGCAACCTCTCCGGCGCCTCGGACAGCGTGATCGAAGCACTCGCCCGGGCCCTGAAGCTTGACGACGCCGAAACGGCCCACCTTTTTGACCTTGCGAGGGCAGCGACCGCTTCCCCGCGCGTGCGGCGCAAGCGGAGCCCGCAGGCGGTGCGGCCCAGCGTGCAGCGCGTTGTTGACGCGATCACCACGGCCCCTGCCTGGGTCCGCAATGACCGCGGAGATGTGCTGGCGTCCAACGAACTGGGCCGGGCTCTTTACCTGGAGATGATGGCAGAGCAGGTCACCCCGCCCAACAGCGCGCGCTTCACCTTCCTCAACCCGAAAGCGAGGGACTTCTTCGCCGACTGGGAACGCAGCGCGGACGACATCGTGGCCGTCCTGCGCTCCACGGCCGGGAAGAACCCCTACGACAAAGACCTGACGGACCTGATTGGTGAACTGTCCACCCGCAGCGAGGAGTTCCGCACCAGGTGGGCCAGGCACGATGTGAAGTACCACCGCACCGGCCGCAAGCGGCTCCACCACCCGATCGTGGGTGACCTGGACCTGAGCTTCGAAGCCCTGGAGCTCCCCGCAGACCCCGGGCTGCGGATCAACGTGTACACGGCAGATCCCGGCACACCCTCGGAGGATGCCCTGAAAGTCCTGGCCAGCTGGGCCGCCACCCAGCGCGCCGACGAAATCCCTGTCAGGCACCCAACGGAAGCGCCGCCGTCGTAA
- a CDS encoding zinc-dependent alcohol dehydrogenase family protein: MRATLMYGAGDVRVETVPHPTIQEPTDAVVRIVAGCICGSDLWPYASRPESAEGSRMGHEFVGVVEELGSDVTGLKAGDFVIAPFVASDGTCDFCQEGLQTSCRHGAHWGGRNDGGQGEFARVPQASGTLVVVPAGFDEKLIPSLLSLSDVMCTGYHAAKKAGIKPGQSVTVIGDGAVGLSAVLSARLMGASRIILMGRHDARTDLGREFGATDVVAERGEAGIAKVRELTNGDGTHAVLEAVGLKPAIETAIGVVRDGGVISRVGAPQFSDVPLGFPEFLRNITLTGGVAPARAYIEELLPLVLDGSINPGKVFDRTVGLDGVPAGYRAMAQREALKVLVRP; encoded by the coding sequence ATGCGAGCAACACTGATGTACGGCGCCGGCGACGTGCGCGTCGAGACCGTTCCCCACCCCACCATCCAGGAGCCGACTGACGCGGTAGTGCGGATCGTCGCCGGTTGCATCTGCGGCAGCGACCTGTGGCCCTACGCCTCCAGGCCCGAGTCCGCCGAAGGCTCCCGCATGGGCCACGAATTCGTCGGCGTCGTCGAAGAACTCGGCTCCGACGTGACCGGCCTGAAAGCCGGTGACTTTGTCATCGCACCGTTCGTCGCGTCCGACGGCACCTGCGATTTCTGCCAGGAAGGCCTGCAGACCTCCTGCCGCCACGGCGCCCACTGGGGCGGCCGTAACGATGGCGGGCAGGGCGAATTCGCGCGGGTCCCGCAGGCGTCGGGAACCCTCGTTGTGGTCCCGGCAGGGTTCGACGAGAAGCTGATCCCGTCGCTGCTGAGCCTCTCCGACGTGATGTGCACCGGCTACCACGCGGCCAAAAAGGCAGGCATCAAACCCGGTCAGAGCGTCACTGTGATCGGCGACGGCGCGGTGGGCCTCTCCGCGGTCCTCTCAGCCAGGCTGATGGGCGCCTCGCGCATCATCCTCATGGGCCGCCACGACGCCCGCACCGACCTCGGCCGCGAATTCGGTGCCACCGACGTGGTGGCCGAACGCGGCGAGGCAGGCATTGCCAAGGTCAGGGAACTCACCAACGGCGACGGAACGCACGCGGTGCTCGAAGCCGTGGGCCTCAAGCCAGCGATCGAGACGGCGATTGGTGTGGTGCGCGACGGCGGCGTCATCAGCCGTGTGGGTGCGCCACAGTTCTCCGACGTTCCGCTCGGATTCCCCGAGTTCCTGCGCAACATCACCCTGACCGGTGGCGTTGCGCCCGCCCGCGCGTACATCGAGGAACTGCTGCCTCTGGTGCTGGACGGCAGCATCAATCCGGGCAAGGTCTTCGACCGCACCGTCGGCCTGGACGGCGTTCCTGCCGGCTACCGGGCCATGGCCCAGCGCGAAGCGCTCAAAGTACTCGTCCGCCCCTAA
- a CDS encoding aldo/keto reductase, giving the protein MHLTLNNGVAMPALGLGVFQSPPEQTTAAVEAALATGYRLIDTAAAYGNEREVGDGIRGSGLDRSEVFIETKIWVSDYGYDQTRHAWKKAAGKLGVDQLDLLILHQPAPDRFEKTIAAYQALEALLADGRVRAIGVSNFMPHHLDKLLASTDIVPAVNQIELHPYFTQRDVQAADARHGILTQAWSPIGGITFYPGWGEERRNVMEDPAIAAVGHAHGKSPAQVMLRWHLQQGRSAIPKSTNPARIAENFDIFDFELTPDELAAIDALDTGVRNGPDPDVAREERFAMVIPEA; this is encoded by the coding sequence ATGCACCTCACACTCAACAACGGCGTCGCCATGCCGGCTCTCGGCCTGGGCGTCTTCCAAAGTCCGCCGGAACAGACCACTGCGGCCGTCGAAGCAGCGCTAGCCACCGGCTACCGGCTCATTGATACTGCCGCCGCCTACGGCAACGAGCGGGAGGTCGGCGACGGCATCCGCGGCTCGGGCCTGGACCGTTCGGAGGTGTTCATCGAGACCAAGATCTGGGTCAGCGACTACGGCTACGACCAGACCCGCCACGCCTGGAAGAAGGCGGCCGGCAAACTCGGCGTCGACCAGCTCGACCTGCTCATCCTGCACCAGCCCGCTCCCGACAGGTTCGAAAAGACCATCGCCGCCTACCAGGCCCTTGAAGCTCTGCTGGCCGACGGGCGGGTCCGGGCGATCGGGGTCAGCAACTTCATGCCCCACCACCTGGACAAGCTCCTCGCCTCGACAGACATCGTCCCGGCCGTGAACCAGATCGAACTGCACCCCTACTTCACCCAGCGGGATGTCCAGGCAGCCGACGCCCGGCACGGGATCCTCACCCAGGCCTGGTCTCCCATCGGCGGGATCACCTTCTACCCCGGCTGGGGCGAGGAACGGCGGAACGTCATGGAAGACCCGGCGATTGCCGCCGTCGGACACGCCCATGGCAAGAGCCCTGCCCAGGTGATGCTGCGCTGGCACCTGCAGCAGGGACGCTCCGCCATCCCGAAATCGACCAACCCGGCCCGTATCGCCGAGAACTTCGACATCTTCGATTTCGAACTCACACCTGACGAACTCGCCGCCATCGACGCCCTCGATACCGGCGTGCGGAACGGCCCCGACCCCGACGTGGCCCGCGAGGAGCGCTTCGCCATGGTCATCCCCGAAGCCTGA
- a CDS encoding aldo/keto reductase: protein MEYRPLGRTGVQVSPLCLGAMMFGPWGNDDRADSTRIIHRALDAGINFIDTADVYSGGASEEIVGEALAGRRDDVFLATKFFMPMSEDPNHRGGSRRWIIREVEDSLRRLNTDYLDLYQVHRSSPDTDVAETLGALTDLVRQGKVRYIGSSSYSGSHIVEAQWASRERRLERFVTEQPPYSILVRGIEEDVLPTVQRYGMGTLTYSPLSGGWLSGRWRKDSASAPTSSARPNARFDMTSPANQRKLDIVEDLAQLAEEAGLSLIELAIAFVINHPGVTSAIVGPRTMEQLESYLPAADITLSADVLDRIDKIVAPGVTVNPDDNSYGAHELTAQARRRTRP, encoded by the coding sequence ATGGAATACCGCCCACTCGGCCGCACCGGCGTGCAGGTCAGCCCCCTCTGCCTCGGCGCGATGATGTTCGGCCCCTGGGGCAACGACGACCGCGCCGACTCCACCCGCATCATCCATCGAGCCCTCGACGCCGGCATCAACTTCATCGACACCGCCGACGTTTACTCCGGCGGGGCGTCGGAGGAGATCGTCGGCGAGGCGCTGGCCGGGCGCCGCGACGATGTCTTCCTGGCCACGAAGTTCTTTATGCCCATGAGCGAGGATCCCAACCACCGCGGCGGATCCCGCCGCTGGATCATCCGCGAGGTTGAAGACTCCCTGCGCCGCCTGAACACCGACTACCTGGACCTGTACCAGGTCCACCGGTCCAGCCCGGACACGGACGTGGCGGAAACCCTCGGCGCACTCACCGACCTCGTCCGCCAGGGCAAGGTCCGCTACATCGGCTCCTCGTCCTACTCCGGATCGCACATCGTTGAAGCCCAGTGGGCGTCACGCGAACGCCGTCTGGAGCGGTTCGTCACCGAACAGCCGCCCTATTCCATCCTTGTCCGCGGCATCGAAGAGGACGTCCTCCCGACCGTGCAGCGGTACGGCATGGGAACGCTCACGTACAGCCCGCTCAGCGGCGGGTGGCTGTCCGGGCGCTGGCGCAAAGACTCGGCGTCCGCACCCACCTCGTCCGCGCGGCCGAACGCCCGGTTCGATATGACAAGCCCTGCCAACCAGCGCAAACTCGACATCGTCGAGGACCTCGCCCAACTGGCCGAAGAAGCCGGACTCAGCCTGATCGAGCTGGCCATCGCCTTCGTGATCAACCACCCCGGGGTGACGTCCGCCATCGTCGGTCCGCGCACCATGGAGCAGCTGGAGTCCTACCTGCCCGCCGCGGACATCACGCTCTCAGCCGACGTGCTGGACCGCATCGACAAGATCGTCGCACCCGGCGTCACCGTCAACCCGGATGACAACAGCTACGGCGCGCACGAACTCACAGCGCAGGCGCGGCGGCGGACACGGCCGTGA
- a CDS encoding carboxymuconolactone decarboxylase family protein, whose translation MTDQPRQIGGGRKMFGDFAPKLAELTDDMLFEDIWNRPELSPRDRSLITVAVLTAAGNTEQLGSHLGRAVDNGVTRDELIEAITHVTLYAGWPRGMSAMGVAKQLFTDNT comes from the coding sequence ATGACTGACCAGCCCCGACAGATCGGCGGCGGCCGGAAGATGTTCGGCGACTTCGCTCCGAAGCTCGCCGAACTCACCGACGACATGCTTTTTGAAGACATCTGGAACCGGCCCGAACTGAGCCCACGCGACCGCAGCCTCATCACCGTGGCCGTGCTCACCGCGGCAGGGAACACGGAGCAGCTGGGCTCCCACCTGGGCCGCGCCGTCGACAACGGGGTGACCCGGGATGAACTGATCGAAGCCATCACCCATGTGACGCTCTACGCCGGCTGGCCCAGGGGCATGTCCGCGATGGGCGTCGCCAAGCAGCTCTTCACAGACAACACGTAA
- a CDS encoding cupin domain-containing protein: MNIEPTVPTTKNPPAQFVGDVWLDPIALPHESDQTMVVATVRFAPGARTAWHSHQHGQYLRVTQGVGRFGTRDGKIIEVHPGQTLYTPPGEEHWHAAAPGCFMEHLAMLQNGEDPAKTTTWAEHITDEEFNGC; encoded by the coding sequence ATGAACATCGAACCCACCGTGCCCACCACCAAGAACCCGCCGGCGCAGTTCGTCGGCGACGTGTGGCTGGACCCCATCGCGCTTCCCCACGAGAGCGACCAGACGATGGTGGTAGCCACTGTCCGGTTTGCGCCCGGAGCGCGGACCGCCTGGCATTCCCATCAGCACGGCCAGTATTTGCGCGTCACCCAGGGCGTAGGCCGTTTCGGGACGAGGGACGGAAAGATCATCGAAGTCCATCCCGGCCAGACGCTTTATACCCCGCCGGGTGAGGAGCACTGGCACGCGGCCGCCCCCGGCTGCTTTATGGAACACCTTGCCATGCTTCAAAACGGCGAAGACCCGGCCAAGACCACCACGTGGGCGGAGCACATCACGGACGAGGAATTCAACGGCTGCTGA
- a CDS encoding DUF6308 family protein translates to MAIPAILDDDHIDTAAKLLGTYYRRTGAGLPAYKGSMYNCWGGGGDAPHDVNRITPDDLIAVSFLCADVLDRAAFGILDTQAALVSDLLAQIPASLDMADVQADEFDKILGDASPAFQLRHVLSGRDTGWGMGETRTSKVMARKRPLLLPVYDSAVGHLMNLNRGPAGQWQRWHTALTDGTGLPQRLREIRRLSRITDPISEIRVMDIVLWMYGTGTTAGEQLWRDVPGSRF, encoded by the coding sequence ATGGCAATTCCTGCCATTCTGGATGACGACCACATAGACACTGCTGCCAAGCTGCTCGGCACCTACTACCGCCGGACCGGTGCCGGGCTTCCCGCCTATAAGGGCAGCATGTACAACTGCTGGGGCGGCGGCGGGGATGCGCCCCATGACGTGAACCGAATTACGCCCGACGACCTGATCGCCGTCTCCTTTCTCTGCGCGGACGTCCTGGACAGGGCCGCGTTTGGCATCCTGGACACCCAGGCAGCCCTGGTTTCGGACCTGCTGGCACAGATTCCGGCCAGCCTGGACATGGCCGACGTGCAAGCCGACGAGTTCGACAAAATCCTCGGCGACGCCAGCCCCGCGTTTCAGCTCCGGCACGTTCTCAGCGGACGCGACACGGGCTGGGGCATGGGCGAGACGCGCACCAGCAAAGTGATGGCCCGCAAACGCCCGCTGCTGCTCCCTGTCTACGATTCCGCCGTCGGGCATCTGATGAACCTCAACCGCGGCCCGGCCGGTCAGTGGCAGAGGTGGCACACCGCCTTGACGGACGGCACCGGGCTGCCGCAGCGGCTCCGGGAAATCCGCCGGCTCTCACGGATCACGGACCCGATCTCCGAAATTCGCGTCATGGACATCGTGCTCTGGATGTACGGGACAGGCACAACAGCCGGCGAACAGCTCTGGCGGGACGTCCCGGGCAGCCGGTTCTGA